A single region of the Musa acuminata AAA Group cultivar baxijiao chromosome BXJ1-11, Cavendish_Baxijiao_AAA, whole genome shotgun sequence genome encodes:
- the LOC103970854 gene encoding LOW QUALITY PROTEIN: guard cell S-type anion channel SLAC1-like (The sequence of the model RefSeq protein was modified relative to this genomic sequence to represent the inferred CDS: substituted 2 bases at 2 genomic stop codons), translated as MASAPSPPAGQLFVDIHTVLSDCNDGLANLRDGQQPIRAGAAGGGSSGEEKKPMPLLARQISLESGIAVLDTGKEIKRGSSRKAKADNRVLSRNGKSLGGLSAAGGDAAHRKGDFNIFRTKSTLGSRQNSLLSSRRENGPDLHRADGAPGSAGMEDRVNESVPAGRYFAALRGPELDQVRDYEDILLPKDEVWPFLLRFPIGCFGMCLGLGSQAILWGALATSPAMAFLHVTPNINLALWLIALAVFVAVAVTYTLKCIFYFEAVRREYFHPVRVNFFFAPWIACMFLAIGTPPRIAPKLLHPATWCTFIAPVFVLELKIYGQWLSGGKRRLSKVANPSSHLSVVGNFVGAILAARVGWEEAGKFLWAVGLAHYLCVFVTLYQRLPTSEALPKELHPVYSMFIATPSAASIAWKAIYGEFDAVSRTFYFIALFLYCSLVVRINFFRGFRFSIAWWAYTFPTTTASVASIRYAEEVPCALSKGLALSLSLMSSTMVSLLFLCTLLHAFVWRSLFPNDLAIAITKDRSGGTRSHAKEKRHAKXRSYDIKHXAHQSSLVSSIKTCNPGGDKISEDTKMIRKYSTCSCPA; from the exons ATGGCTTCTGCGCCTTCTCCTCCGGCCGGCCAACTCTTTGTGGACATCCACACGGTGCTGAGCGACTGCAACGATGGCCTTGCCAACCTCCGAGATGGGCAGCAGCCTATCCGAGCAGGTGCAGCAGGAGGAGGCAGCTCAGGAGAGGAGAAGAAGCCGATGCCGCTACTTGCGCGGCAGATCTCCCTGGAAAGCGGCATCGCCGTGCTTGACACAGGGAAGGAGATAAAGCGTGGAAGCAGCAGAAAGGCCAAAGCGGATAACCGGGTATTGTCGCGGAATGGGAAGAGCTTAGGAGGCCTGAGCGCCGCCGGAGGGGATGCCGCCCACCGAAAAGGAGACTTCAACATATTTCGGACGAAATCGACGCTCGGATCAAGGCAGAATTCCTTGTTGTCATCGAGAAGGGAGAACGGGCCAGATCTGCACCGCGCCGATGGCGCCCCCGGATCAGCCGGAATGGAGGACAGAGTTAACGAAAGCGTCCCTGCGGGAAGATACTTTGCCGCACTTCGAGGACCGGAGCTCGACCAAGTCAGG GACTACGAAGACATCCTCCTGCCGAAGGACGAGGTGTGGCCGTTCCTCCTCCGCTTTCCGATCGGGTGCTTCGGTATGTGTCTCGGCCTCGGGAGCCAGGCCATCCTGTGGGGCGCCCTGGCGACAAGCCCGGCCATGGCGTTCCTCCACGTGACCCCAAACATCAACCTCGCTCTGTGGCTCATCGCGCTCGCCGTcttcgtcgccgtcgccgtcaCCTACACACTTAAATGCATCTTCTACTTCGAGGCCGTACGCCGCGAGTATTTCCACCCCGTCCGAGTGAACTTCTTCTTCGCACCGTGGATCGCCTGCATGTTCCTGGCCATCGGCACCCCGCCCAGGATTGCGCCCAAGCTGCTTCACCCCGCCACCTGGTGCACCTTCATCGCGCCCGTCTTCGTCCTCGAGCTCAAGATCTACGGGCAATGGCTGTCGGGAGGGAAGCGCCGGCTGTCCAAGGTGGCCAACCCGTCGTCCCACCTCTCGGTGGTGGGCAACTTCGTCGGGGCGATCCTGGCGGCCAGGGTAGGGTGGGAGGAGGCCGGCAAGTTCCTGTGGGCGGTGGGGCTGGCGCATTATCTGTGCGTGTTCGTGACCCTCTACCAGAGGCTGCCGACCAGCGAGGCCTTGCCCAAGGAGCTGCACCCGGTGTACTCCATGTTCATCGCGACGCCGTCGGCGGCGAGCATCGCGTGGAAAGCCATCTACGGGGAGTTCGACGCCGTGTCCAGGACCTTCTACTTCATCGCCCTCTTCCTCTACTGTTCTCTCGTCGTGCGCATCAATTTCTTCAGAGGATTCAG GTTCTCGATAGCGTGGTGGGCATACACGTTCCCGACGACGACGGCTTCCGTCGCCAGCATCAGGTACGCGGAGGAGGTTCCGTGCGCCTTGAGCAAGGGCCTGGCGTTGAGCCTGTCGCTCATGTCCTCGACCATGGTGTCTCTGTTGTTCCTGTGCACTCTTCTGCACGCATTTGTTTGGCGATCCTTGTTCCCGAACGACCTCGCGATCGCCATCACCAAGGATAGGAGCGGCGGAACGAGGTCGCATGCCAAAGAGAAGAGGCATGCAAAATAGAGAAGCTACGACATCAAGCACTGAGCCCACCAGTCCTCACTGGTGTCATCCATCAAAACATGCAATCCTGGAGGGGACAAGATTTCCGAAGATACCAAAATGATAAGAAAATATTCTACCTGTTCATGCCCTGCATGA
- the LOC135596836 gene encoding 4-hydroxy-tetrahydrodipicolinate synthase, chloroplastic-like translates to MASLLITSHNLSSADAAAALRSRLKPFRAAYDSCQRARRWRSPKAAIIHTIHLPMRSLEFNRTSVDDIKCLRLITAIKTPYLPDGRFDLEAYDSLMHMQIVNGAEGVIVGGTTGEGHLMSWDEHIMLIGHTVNCFGSSVKVIGNTGSNSTREAIHATEQGFAVGMHAALHINPYYGKTSTQGMVSHFESVLSMGPTIIYNVPSRTGQDIPPAVIQQVSLIPNMAGVKECMGNDRIKDYVNKGITIWSGNDDECHDARWASGATGVISVASNLIPGLMHEIMFRGRNPSLKAKVMPLIKWLFREPNPIGLNTALAQLGVIRPVFRLPYVPLPLERRLEFLGIVEALGRKNFVGEKDVQVLDDDDFVLLGRY, encoded by the exons GGCTAGAAGATGGAGATCTCCAAAAGCTGCCATCATCCATACTATTCACCTCCCTATGCGCAGCTTAGAATTTAACAG GACATCTGTTGACGATATCAAATGCTTAAGATTAATCACAGCCATCAAGACCCCATACCTGCCTGATGGGAGATTTGACCTTGAAGCGTATGACTCCTTGATGCACATGCAGATTGTTAATGGTGCTGAAGGTGTAATAGTTGGAGGTACCACGGGAGAGGGTCATCTCATGAGCTGGGACGAACACATTATGCTCATTGGACACACTGTCAATTGCTTTGGTTCATCAGTCAAAGTCATCGGGAATACCGGAAGCAACTCCACGAGAGAGGCAATCCATGCAACTGAGCAAGGTTTTGCCGTAGGAATGCATGCTGCATTGCATATCAATCCTTATTATGGAAAGACATCCACGCAAGGAATGGTCTCGCATTTTGAGTCTGTCCTTTCAATGGGCCCAACAATCATATACAATGTGCCATCGAGGACAGGGCAGGATATTCCTCCTGCAGTTATACAGCAAGTCTCCCTGATTCCTAATATGGCAGGTGTTAAGGAGTGCATGGGAAATGACCGAATCAAAGATTATGTAAATAAAGGGATCACGATATGGAGCGGAAATGATGATGAGTGTCATGATGCTAGGTGGGCATCTGGTGCCACGGGGGTTATTTCTGTTGCTAGCAACCTCATTCCAGGTTTGATGCACGAGATCATGTTTCGAGGGAGGAATCCTTCACTGAAGGCGAAGGTGATGCCTCTCATAAAATGGCTGTTCCGAGAACCAAACCCTATTGGTCTTAATACTGCTCTTGCACAGCTTGGTGTGATTAGACCAGTTTTCAGGTTGCCTTATGTTCCACTTCCTCTGGAGAGGAGACTTGAATTCCTAGGCATCGTGGAGGCGCTCGGGCGTAAGAATTTTGTGGGAGAAAAAGATGTACAGGTTCTTGATGACGATGACTTTGTATTGTTAGGTAGGTACTAG